The Vibrio metoecus sequence TGGTGCTTTGTTGCTTGTTGATGTTTTGATTAACACACTTTTAGATGTATATCCTGAATATTCAGCCTCCGTATTTGGTACTGCGGAAGTGGTTTTACCTTTAATGGATAGTTAAGCAGTATTTAACAAGTTTGAAACCCATCAAGATATTGATGGGTTTTTTTAGCATATTTCATGAAGATATTTTTTACTTTAATTAACTGCAAGGAAATTAATCTTCAAAAAAGGTGTTAAAGTTCAGTTTCTCATTGAGCACCTGACAAAAGTATGGATATTAATTAATAAGGACAAACCAATGAATATGAAAACTCTATTGACTTACGCTACGTTACTTTCTGTGACAGCATTTAGTCATGTTGTCTATGCCGATAATCAATGGTCTGATTTACCTACTGGATTTAAAGATGGGGTTGGTGCACAAGTTGGTTCAAAAGTGTATGTAGGACTGGGATCTCTGGGGAAAAGCTTTTATGTACTTGATTTGAATTCATTATCGAAAGGATGGCAAAAGATTGCTGATTTTACCGGTGCTGAACGAAGTGGAGCGACGGCATCTGTAATCGGAAATGATATTTATCTCTTTGGTGGCTCCGGCAAAGCAGAACCGTCTGATCCATCGCCTATTTTGTTTGATTCGGTATATCGCTACGACACCAAGAAAGATTCATGGGAGAAAATGAACACTACCTCGCCTGTAGGACTTCTTGGAGCTTCTTCTTATTCTCCGGACAATAGACAGATCCTCTTCTTTGGTGGTTATAACAAAGCCTATTTTGATCGCTATCTGCGAGATATATCGACCACTGACAAGCAAGTAAATCCTGAAGTATGGCAACGTATAGTTGATGATTATATGGGAATGAAGCCTACGGATTATAAATGGAACCGAAATGTGATCAGTTATTTGCCTGAAAAACAAGAGTGGCGTGATTTAGGCGTGTCTCCGTATCTCCCTAATTGTGGTAGCGCAACCGTTATTGAAGGGAACAAAGTAACTCTCATCAGTGGTGAGATAAAACCGGGTTTACGCACCGCTGAAGTTAAGCAATATGAATTTGGAATGGATCAACCGTGGAAAAGTTTGTTGCCCTTACCTGCACCCCAAACGAGCAATATCCAAGAGGGTGTTGCAGGTGCATTTTCTGGGAAGACAAATGGAGTTGTAGTTGTTGCTGGTGGAGCGAATTTCCATGGTGCGAAACAAGCATTTGAAAACGGAAAAATGTTCGCACATGAAGGGCTGCCTAAGGCGTTTAATTCCGAAATTTATGTAGAAAAAGAGGGCATTTGGTCAACGGTAAATTCGCTTCCTGAGGGCTTGGCATATGGGGCTTCATTTACTACATCAGAGGGTGTTTTAATTGTTGGTGGAGAAAAAAGTGGTAAAGAAATGAGTCATAAGGTTTATATGTTGGCTTGGAATGGCTCTACTGTTGAAGTGATAGACTAATTAAGGAGAGCATTATGGCAATCTCATTTCAATTACTCCCTGAGCTTCCAGTAGGAATTAAACACGGAGTGGGTGGAATAATAGGTCAAAAATTGTATGCAGGGCTTGGTAGTTCTGGAAATGCATTTTTTGTTTTAGACCTAAAAGATATGAATAGTGGTTGGAAGTCGGCTGCTGACTTTCCGGGAATTGCTCGAAATGATGCTGCCTATACAGTCTGTGGTAACAAGCTTTATGTTTTTTCAGGTGCAGGGATAGAGGGCAATAACAGCTTTCCAACAGTTTTAATGGATGGTTATGTATTTGATAGTCAAATCAATCAATGGAAACGATTAGAGAGAACACTTCCTACCGGCTTTCTTGGCGCATCTTGTTGTAGTCTATCATCGACGGACATCATTTTTTTCGGAGGGTATGATAAGGATACATTTAATAACTTCCTTTCTGAAATCTCAAAAATTGATGTAACAAAAGAGCCTAATAGATATAAAGAGCTTATTACTATATTTATGTCTCAAGCAATAGATAACTATAATTGGAATAGAAATATTTTGTCATTTACACCATGCAATGAACACTGGTCAGTTGTTGGTGAAAACCCATTTAAACCTAATTGTGGTTCTGGAATAATTCATAAAGACAACGTTGTAACTTTGATTGAAGGGGAAGTGAAGCCAGGTCTGAGAAGCTTAGAGACTAAGCGCTACTTTTTTAAAGAAGGAAAACTGGAATATTCTGATAGTTGTGCGTCTATTATTGATATAAGTAAAAATCATGAGGGGCTAGCTGGGCATTTTTTCGGTGAAATTGACAATAAGATAATTGTTATTGGTGGTGCATATTTTATTGGTAGTCAAGACGCATTCATAAATGGAAGCTTATATGCCCATAATGGCCTTATTAAACACTTTAGTTCGAATGTTTGGATTTTTGATGGTAAATCCTGGGAGAATAAATGCCAATTAGACGCAGGTATTGCCTATGGTGTTTCCGCTTCAAACGGAAAAGCTATGTATGTTTTAGGGGGAGAAAACTCTAATGGTGATGCAATGACAAGATGCTTATCATTATTAATGGATTAATTTTTTATAGTTATGCGCTTCGTCATTAACAATGGGAATGAATGTATTAAATGTTTCAATGAACCTACTCCAAAACGTAGGATATAAGCTCATCCCGATTCCCCAGCACAATCTGTTGTCCTTGAGGATTAGATTTTTGTACATAGATATCAATGTTATAGGTATCAAGTACATAGCGAACGAGTGACGCGTTGGTGGCAATTCGCAAAACGCCGTCACACATCGCATAATCTTTTTCTATCACCGCGCGTTGTTTTTCATTTAGGCGAAGATCGGGGATGAGCTCTACGTTCACTTTGGTATTCCAAAGTACATCGTCACGTTTACCGTGTATCGCATTATTGTTGATATCGGGAATACCTTGTATGCGGCTTAAGACAAAATCACGATAGCCACCAGCCTGTTCACAATAAGCGCGAACATGCCAGCGTAATGGTGTGCAAACAAGAGTATGCGGGGAAATAATGCGCTCAGATTGCTCACCATCTTTTAGCGATGTGTAGCAAATATCGACACGTTTTTTCTCTCGTATCGCCTGCACCAAAGGACGTAATACTTGTGGCGAAATATTGCGTGTTACTGGGCGAACCATAGTGGAATGTTCAAAGCCCATATCGAGCTCATTAAAAGTGACCGTCATATCCTCACTACGCGAAAGAATATGCAAGTATTCATCGGCATGGCCAGAGGTGAGTTTAGGGCTAAAGCTATCACTGGGTTTATAGCCTTTGAGGTACTTATCGTAAACCAAGTTGCCAGGTGCAATCTCCGCAAGATAAGTATTGATGTCTTTGGAAGCTTGTTGACGCCCGATACCAAAGCTCTGGATCAGATGGTTGGTGGTCAAACGCCCTTCCCATAAAGCAATAATCTCAATCATTCGGTATCGAAACAGCAGATCCCATCGAATTGGCCATGCACTCATTGTTAGATTCCTGTCTAGTTATTCGACATGTTCATGTATTCAGTGTTTACCTGTCGCCGTTAAGTAGACATTATGAGTTTAGTTTCAATCTATGCATAGTCTTGGTGAATCAAAACTTAGAACTTTGTGGATAAGGTAGTGGAAATGGTTGCCCCTAAAAGTCTTGTTTTTCAATTACACCGTCACTGGGAAGTGGTTGAGCAGTTAACCCGGCTTTCACGAGAGTTCCCTGCATTTGAGCTCCGTATCCTCGAACAAGTGATAAACCAGTACAAAAACAAAGATGCAGATACTAACAGCGTGCTGGCGAGTCTTATCAACGCGGATATCTTGCAGCCTATCAGCCGAAGTAGTGATTATCAGTTCAACACGCTGGTGATGGATTTTGTACGTGGATTGACTCATGAGCATGAGCTTGGTTTGTCCGCGGTACTTAAAGCTCGCGTTGAGGCTATCAAAAACGCCACCAGCCAAGTACTAAAGGGACTTGAAGATACCGATAATGATTTACTGCGTTCAGGCGCTAACCAATTGTCAGAGCTGACGAGAAAGATCGCCCAACAATTAACACAAGACAAGCAAGCCATTTTTGACATTGCTGAAGCGGCTAAATCCGCAGACACCAGTGTGCCAATTGAACGCCGCTATCGTGAAGTACTAGAAGTGTACGACCAATACGTTGAACCCATGAATGAAATGATGGATAGCGGTCTTGGAGGCAGTTTCTACCCATTGTTGGAAAAAGCAGAAGAAGCACTAGACAAAGCCGTTGATACTTTGGCTATTCGCGGCTCTTTGTATCAACAAAGGTTAGCAATGCGTCAGATTGCTTATCAAGTCAAAGATCTTCGTTACCAAGGGCGGGTCATCGCTCAGCAATGTGCAGATACCTTGTTACCGCTGAGAGAGGAAGCGAGGCTACATAACCAGCTTTCTGCTGTGATTAGCAAGCAAATAAGCCAAGTTCGTAAGAAGGGCCTAGTTCGAGGGTTAAATGCAGTCGGCTTACCATTATGGAAAGCCAGTCGTACCAGTAAAATTCAGATTGGGAACGAAGTGCGTGAACTGATGGCTGAATTTTTGAGTTTTGAACCCAATTCAATTCCTTTTCCGGATGAAGAAGAGCTCTCTGATAGCCTCTTAGTGAATTGGATCGATGAGCAGCGATTGCGTGAACAACTTTCAGCAGAATTGCCGGTTGAGAATCTCATGACTTGGTTAACGACACACTATCGCTATTTACCTGATACGGAATTACTCCGTCTCTATCATGAACTGGTGCGAGAACCACAATGGCAAAGCCTGTTGGGTCCAAATCGTTGTACCACAACGCTCAGTACCGTCTCTGTCACTTATCATCCTCATCAACTAACGACCTTGACTCGCTCAACAAGTGCAAAGGATATGGATAATGCAAAATAGCAAACTCGACTTAACTGAGCTGACACATCTCACAGAACTGTTCAACTTATTCAATTCAGGTCGGCACCTGAACCGTTCGACAGATGCGGCCCTGTGGTATGAACTCGAACAGAAATCGGAACAGTATCGACATCTATTTTCTAACCTAGGGTTTGAGCTACGTATCGATGGCCGTGGTTTTGCTTGGTTTCATGACGATGAAGGGAATCAAAACATCAACAAGCAATCGCGACAGTTGGCGCTTTTGCTGATGGTGATTTTTGACTACCAAGCGGACAATGGTCGCTCTTTGAGTCAGTTTTATCAGTGGACCATTAACAATAAAGTGCTAAATGAGGTCTATGAAAAGCATCAAGGATTGTTGGATGCAGAAGAGTTAGATCAAGGGGGATTGGTAAGAGTCCTCGAAAATGCGGTGCGAAAAGGCTTTGCGATTCAAGAAAACAACCACTGGCGCTTATTGCCTTCGGTATATCGTTACTTAGACCACTTTGAGGCGATTACCGAACAAGCCTCTGTTAGCGATGGAGTCACGGATGAGGAGGATGAATCATGCTAAATTACGGCTTCCAACGTCTCGCATTAATTGGCAGTGCTGGATATCAGCGAGCAGAGCTGCCACTGGATGATTCTGTGTCATTAATCGCACCAAATAATCACGGTAAAACCAGTTTAATCAACGCCCTCCAGTTTCTACTGATCATTGACCAAAGAAGAATGGACTTTGGCTCTCATAGCGTCGAAAAAGCACGTCGTTTCTATTTCCCAAACAACAGCGCATACATCCTGCTTGAAGTCATACTTCCTCAAACCGGAACCGTTGTTTTCGGCTGCGTAGGTAAAGGCGTAGGCCACGATTATGAATACTTTGCCTACAAAGGAGAATTAAACCTAGATGATTACCGTTTGGCGGATGGTCATATTGTTACTCAACCCAAACTGGTCAACCATCTAGCTAGCCACCAGCACAGGGTCTATCAATACAATGAAAGAGATTTTCGTCATTTGATTTACGGTGGTGCAAAGAGTAAGAGAAGCGGTGACATCGACTTTACGGTATTCAAGCTTGAACACGTAAGCGATGCACGCTCTTACCAGCAAGTGCTCACCAAAACGCTTAGATTGGATAAGCTCAATTCCAGTGATGTAAAAGAGAACTTGCTCAAGATATTTAGCCGTGAGCTGCCCAATGCGAGTATCGATTTTAAGCAAGAATGGGAGAAGGCATTTCAAGATATCAACTTAGAGCGGGAGCAATATCTAGCAGCGGTGAATAATCTTGCGACCATCGAAGAGCTGGAGCATAAGTTTCAACGTACATTGTCGTTAAGAGGCAGAATTGCAGCGGCACAGCCCAAAGTGAACCAATTATTGCAAGATTGGCACGGACACGTTCAAACAACGAGAGAAAAATTATCAGCACAAAAGCATCAGCTTGAAGAAGAACAAAATCAGTTACATCACCAAGATATTGCTCGCGTTGAAGCACGCAGTGGGTTAAACAACAAGCTCACTGATCTAAAACGTACCGAAGAGCAGTACCAAGAGCTTCAAGCTCGCTTTGCGTTGATTCCGAATCACGCCTATTTAGAGAGCCAGCTCAATCTAGCAAAACAAAGTTATGAAGAACAGGCCGCGCTATGTATTCAATCGCAACGCTCTTCTTCATCAGATTTAGCCAGGCAGTTAAAAGAACGGACAGAAAAGCGCCAAAAGTTGGAAACGCAGCGGCAAACTCTAGACGATAATTTGTACCTTCATCTCTCCAAATTGCTCGAAGCGCATGAGCTAGAAAAACTGAACAAAGTACTGAGTCAGCAAGTGATGCAGCGTTCACCTTCGCACTATTCACTCGATATCAATCAGCTTCGAGAAGTGCTGAGTGGTGAAGCGGCCCCGACGCTCACTCTTTCTGGTTTAACCATATCTCTTGATGAGCTCATTCCTCAACATGTTCAAAAGACCGAACAAGAGCTGGTGGAAGAGCTAGATAGTGTTAATCAGCAGATAAATAGCCTGACAGAACTGCTAGAGGTCAGTCAGCAAAGAGATTTGGCGGAAAAGAAAAAGAACGAATTGCACGGCGCTGTGAAAGAGTGTGAAAGGGCGCTCATCGATTATCAGCAACTTGAGCAACTCACCGCGAATCAGTCTCAACGTAGAGAAGAACAAGCCAAGATCGAGCAAGAGATCACAGCGATTGATCATGCTTTAGCAAGTGCGAAAGAGCGCTATCAAGCGCTGATAGAACAAATCAACAAGACTTCGGAAAAGCTCAGTAAGTTAACTTCAGATAATAACCGTGTTGAGTCGCTCAAAGAGCAAAGAATGGATGATCAATCCCTCTTTACGACGCTATCGGAACAACCTCATACCCCATGGATAGCGACCGAAGAATGGAGCTTGGAGTTTCTCCCCATTCGCCTTGAACAGTTCATCAACGATTGCCGGGAACTGGATAACCTTTCTAAAGAGCTACGCCAAATGAAAAATGAGTTGGCTCAGAAAGGGCTCACAAAGTTTCAAATGGCACCCACTCAAGACGAAGAGCTAAAAGGCATCATTCAATTTAGCCATTGTTTGGATGACGAAAAGCAAGCGTTAGAAAAGTGGGCGCGTTCTAAAGTTGTTACAGTAGCAG is a genomic window containing:
- a CDS encoding N-acetylneuraminate epimerase, yielding MNMKTLLTYATLLSVTAFSHVVYADNQWSDLPTGFKDGVGAQVGSKVYVGLGSLGKSFYVLDLNSLSKGWQKIADFTGAERSGATASVIGNDIYLFGGSGKAEPSDPSPILFDSVYRYDTKKDSWEKMNTTSPVGLLGASSYSPDNRQILFFGGYNKAYFDRYLRDISTTDKQVNPEVWQRIVDDYMGMKPTDYKWNRNVISYLPEKQEWRDLGVSPYLPNCGSATVIEGNKVTLISGEIKPGLRTAEVKQYEFGMDQPWKSLLPLPAPQTSNIQEGVAGAFSGKTNGVVVVAGGANFHGAKQAFENGKMFAHEGLPKAFNSEIYVEKEGIWSTVNSLPEGLAYGASFTTSEGVLIVGGEKSGKEMSHKVYMLAWNGSTVEVID
- a CDS encoding YjhT family mutarotase is translated as MAISFQLLPELPVGIKHGVGGIIGQKLYAGLGSSGNAFFVLDLKDMNSGWKSAADFPGIARNDAAYTVCGNKLYVFSGAGIEGNNSFPTVLMDGYVFDSQINQWKRLERTLPTGFLGASCCSLSSTDIIFFGGYDKDTFNNFLSEISKIDVTKEPNRYKELITIFMSQAIDNYNWNRNILSFTPCNEHWSVVGENPFKPNCGSGIIHKDNVVTLIEGEVKPGLRSLETKRYFFKEGKLEYSDSCASIIDISKNHEGLAGHFFGEIDNKIIVIGGAYFIGSQDAFINGSLYAHNGLIKHFSSNVWIFDGKSWENKCQLDAGIAYGVSASNGKAMYVLGGENSNGDAMTRCLSLLMD
- a CDS encoding helix-turn-helix transcriptional regulator, which encodes MSAWPIRWDLLFRYRMIEIIALWEGRLTTNHLIQSFGIGRQQASKDINTYLAEIAPGNLVYDKYLKGYKPSDSFSPKLTSGHADEYLHILSRSEDMTVTFNELDMGFEHSTMVRPVTRNISPQVLRPLVQAIREKKRVDICYTSLKDGEQSERIISPHTLVCTPLRWHVRAYCEQAGGYRDFVLSRIQGIPDINNNAIHGKRDDVLWNTKVNVELIPDLRLNEKQRAVIEKDYAMCDGVLRIATNASLVRYVLDTYNIDIYVQKSNPQGQQIVLGNRDELISYVLE
- a CDS encoding condensin complex protein MksE translates to MQNSKLDLTELTHLTELFNLFNSGRHLNRSTDAALWYELEQKSEQYRHLFSNLGFELRIDGRGFAWFHDDEGNQNINKQSRQLALLLMVIFDYQADNGRSLSQFYQWTINNKVLNEVYEKHQGLLDAEELDQGGLVRVLENAVRKGFAIQENNHWRLLPSVYRYLDHFEAITEQASVSDGVTDEEDESC